A stretch of Choristoneura fumiferana chromosome 29, NRCan_CFum_1, whole genome shotgun sequence DNA encodes these proteins:
- the lin gene encoding protein lines homolog, with translation MVLRGHLDCEAQSNEGMASDQPVKKKQRIDAPDIDDGSDRSAEEIADIFDSETPAAETSDEFPRNGESPDSGTVSEDAVDCSAILRLPLVDTIPSGSNSTPLWTVADDKLLTELRILQENLVGQCLCPVEELRVSQMFDRRLNIVSWPLTCSLTYLSTMQLMFDIYLKQNNTGTICSKLMQACDTLVRNRHDWITEVVELADHKSKFITFVASRVLASFLIVAKDTVDENWLQQIAENIYLFDRINRITVQKINFSLDIIKRIVEWKDVDQHPLEDSNYINSVGNMHVQEDNPFRSSVGYSSTSQMPSSSSHGDNLHNEFSNLQTHSAPSTSSGEKPIENKSATFKLHEPVLKFPLDQQVSGVEQPESPEPLASRMERVNENGCITVILTDSESFDTSHIKCLTIKTLEHHWPVLVKNMKLLLLRYLNLANAENCILTFFSLWENIISVKANLSVIDTKPFYADLQGFVDLLRNTVLPAMVYTHLLSLFNEVLCYGSTLALQDILPEEICCLAHSIVRFVKDFRLLNDVRIRNSRSGFSFLGNECTVLRDYTLGAAVTPMSSSIQLVDQSYGDDENEDSSQSSSEVDKTMLQRMSLLVLKSIAVTVKEMRCDSSDSSIDSSDYNAIQDMQIVERSIRDVLKKLDVFIRNTMEFHPETPFTKMLIHLFSEQDDYLIESMVCTLDITVGIVYRNSVYPDLIPMLNPIASFIEFLKVVSHDSDVLLDYLVSNETCFLLYLLRFLKYVRRNWPKFIETCQHTDSAGSRGLDETMSVLIRLRLQISRLVSRSLFPYNISPVLRLLEVCESLYEGNELS, from the coding sequence ATGGTTTTGCGGGGGCACTTGGATTGCGAAGCGCAGTCAAATGAAGGTATGGCTTCCGATCAACCCGTTAAAAAGAAGCAGCGTATAGACGCGCCAGACATCGACGATGGCAGCGACAGATCTGCTGAAGAGATTGCAGATATATTTGACTCTGAAACACCAGCAGCTGAGACCTCTGATGAATTTCCACGAAATGGTGAGTCTCCCGATAGTGGGACCGTCAGCGAAGACGCTGTTGACTGTTCTGCCATCCTACGGCTGCCTTTAGTGGACACAATACCTTCAGGCTCCAATTCAACTCCATTATGGACAGTGGCAGATGACAAACTTCTCACTGAACTGAGGATACTTCAAGAGAACTTGGTAGGGCAGTGCTTATGTCCCGTAGAAGAGCTCAGAGTGTCTCAAATGTTTGACAGGCGCCTCAACATAGTGTCTTGGCCACTGACATGCTCCTTAACTTATTTGTCAACGATGCAGCTTatgtttgatatttatttaaaacagaaCAACACTGGTACAATATGTTCTAAACTAATGCAGGCATGTGACACGCTTGTGAGAAACAGGCATGACTGGATCACAGAGGTTGTAGAGTTGGCAGACCATAAGAGCAAGTTTATTACGTTTGTAGCCAGCAGGGTACTGGCTAGCTTCCTAATAGTTGCCAAGGATACAGTTGATGAGAACTGGCTACAACAAATTGCAGAAAACATTTATCTGTTTGATAGAATCAACAGAATAacagtacaaaaaataaactttagcCTTGATATTATTAAAAGGATAGTGGAGTGGAAAGATGTTGACCAGCATCCTCTAGAAGACAGCAATTACATCAACTCTGTTGGCAACATGCATGTTCAGGAAGACAATCCCTTCAGAAGTAGTGTTGGTTACAGCAGTACAAGTCAGATGCCATCATCAAGTTCTCATGGCGATAATTTACACAATGAGTTTTCGAATCTACAAACTCATAGTGCTCCATCAACTTCATCAGGTGAAAAACCGATTGAAAACAAATCGGCGACATTTAAACTCCATGAGCCTGTGTTGAAATTCCCCTTGGATCAGCAGGTCAGTGGAGTAGAGCAGCCTGAATCCCCTGAACCTCTAGCATCAAGAATGGAGAGGGTCAATGAAAACGGATGCATAACTGTCATACTCACAGACTCTGAATCGTTTGACACTTCACATATAAAATGCTTAACGATAAAAACGCTAGAGCATCACTGGCctgttttagttaaaaatatgaaactCCTGCTTCTTAGGTACCTGAATTTAGCCAATGCTGAAAACTGTATACTTACTTTCTTTTCACTTTGGGAGAATATTATAAGTGTGAAAGCGAATCTTTCAGTTATTGATACTAAACCATTCTATGCTGATCTGCAAGGCTTTGTAGACTTGTTACGGAACACTGTGCTTCCAGCCATGGTGTACACACACTTACTAAGTTTATTCAATGAAGTCTTGTGCTATGGCTCGACATTAGCTTTACAAGATATTTTACCTGAAGAAATATGCTGTTTAGCACATTCAATTGTCCGATTTGTGAAAGATTTCAGGCTGCTAAATGATGTCAGAATAAGGAATAGTAGAAGTGGTTTTAGTTTTCTAGGTAATGAGTGTACAGTTTTAAGGGACTATACCTTAGGCGCTGCAGTGACGCCGATGTCATCTTCTATTCAATTAGTAGATCAAAGTTACGGAGATGATGAAAACGAGGATTCTTCACAATCTAGTAGTGAAGTAGATAAAACCATGTTGCAAAGAATGTCACTATTAGTTCTGAAATCTATTGCGGTGACAGTTAAAGAAATGCGCTGTGATTCGTCAGATAGCTCGATTGATTCATCTGATTACAATGCTATACAGGACATGCAAATAGTTGAACGATCCATTCGCGATGTTTTGAAGAAACTAGACGTTTTCATTAGAAATACAATGGAATTTCACCCTGAgacacccttcactaaaatgcTCATACACTTGTTCAGTGAACAAGACGATTACTTGATTGAATCTATGGTGTGTACTTTGGACATAACAGTTGGTATTGTGTATAGGAATTCCGTGTATCCAGATTTAATACCTATGTTGAACCCAATAGCGTCATTCATAGAATTCTTGAAGGTAGTCTCACATGACAGCGATGTTTTGCTAGATTACTTAGTGAGCAACGAGACATGTTTCTTGCTGTATCTGCTTAGATTTCTGAAGTATGTTCGCCGCAATTGGCCAAAGTTCATTGAGACGTGTCAACACACAGACTCTGCAGGGAGTAGGGGTTTGGATGAAACTATGAGCGTTCTAATAAGACTCCGGCTACAGATTAGCCGATTGGTTTCTAGATCACTATTCCCATATAACATAAGCCCTGTCTTGAGGCTGCTGGAGGTCTGTGAAAGCTTGTATGAGGGAAATGAGTTGAGTTGA